The window CCATCTTGGCAGCAAAGTGATTTTCATGGTTATCATTATCGCACTGTTCTGTGGTGCGGTATATATCTTTTCCGCTACGGACAGCATCCCCATTGCCGCATACTGGGACCGTCTCAAGGATCTTTATGAACTTGGAATTCAAAGATCCGGCGCGGGTTTGTTCAGTGGTCTGATCGGGATCCCGTTTGTTACGGCGCTTGGTTCAACTGGAGCGAAAATTGTTATTATTCTGGCCCTTTTTGTAGCGGTTATGATTTTAACCGGTACCAGCCTTGTTCAGCTTTTTCGCGCGGTTACGAAGCCTGCGGATATGATGGCTGCAAATATCAGCAACGCGCATGAACAGAGAGCGATTGAGCGCGCGCGTCAGGCCAATTCCGATATTGATATTGCGCTTGATCGGGAAGATATGACACAGCGTTCGGCACAGGCAAAAGGAAAGCAGCAAAACAAAAAACTCGAACAGCTTGAAAAGGTATTCGGAGTAAAAGAACCTGTCGTGGAAAAAGTAGAGAATGTCCCTGCCCAGAGTCCGGTTTCCGCCGATAAAACGGGGATTTCCGCCGCAGCGGCGGCTTATGCGGCGCGCCAGAATTCGGCGCAGCCGGAAGAGAAAAAGCCGCAGGCCGCTTCTTCCGTGCAGATGACCATGTTTGCGGACGAGCCTGTGCAGGACGGCGCATACCATTTCCCGCCGGTTACCATGCTGGAAACCACAAAAGAGCTGAGCGAGCAGGATGTTACCGAAGAATTGAAGATTAACGGACAAATGCTGGTTCAGACATTAAAAAGTTTTGGGGTACAGACAAAAATTGTCGATATCAGCCGCGGGCCTGCGGTTACGCGCTATGAGCTGCAGCCTGCCGCGGGGGTCAAAATCAGTAAGATAACAAATTTATCCGACGATATCGCCATGAATCTTGCCGCTTCCGGCGTGCGTATTGAAGCGCCGATTCCGGGAAAGGCTGCCGTCGGAATCGAGGTTCCGAATAAAAAAGTCAGTATTGTCAGAATGCGTGAGCTGATTGAATCTAACAGCTTCGGCGCGGCAAAAAGCCGCCTGACCGTTGTGCTCGGGCGCGATATTGCGGGCGCGGTGGCGACTGCGGATTTGAGCAAGATGCCCCATCTGCTGATTGCGGGTGCTACCGGTTCCGGAAAATCCGTGTGTATCAACTCGTTTATTGTCAGCCTCCTTTACAAATCCACTCCGGATGAAGTGCGCTTTCTGATGATTGATCCGAAGGTTGTCGAGCTGGGAATTTACAACGGCATTCCGCAGCTTTTGGTTCCGGTTGTTACCGATCCGCGCAAGGCAGCGGGCGCTTTGGGCTGGGCTGTGACAGAAATGCTCAAACGGTATAAAACCTTTGCGGCGAGTAATGTCCGTGATTTAGGCGGATACAACGCATTGGCGGAAACGAACGGATTTAAGGATGAGAACGGTCAGCCCATGCCGCATTTACCGCAGATTGTTATTATTATCGATGAGCTGGCGGATCTGATGATGGCAGCGCCGAACGAGGTGGAAGACTCTATTTGCCGTCTGGCGCAGATGGCGCGTGCCGCGGGCATGCATCTGCTGATTGCCACACAGCGGCCTTCCGTCGACGTGATCACGGGAATTATCAAGGCGAATATCCCAAGCCGCATTGCATTT of the uncultured Caproiciproducens sp. genome contains:
- a CDS encoding DNA translocase FtsK 4TM domain-containing protein, giving the protein MANQRTNTKKKDTSRTSSKPKAQHLAAGRKSKPEREAEYFRQRNQVNAIVMFAMSILMVCLVLIAGDHIWLWCHNVLLGLFGSCAIIWPILLCYISLITAFERQKNHLGSKVIFMVIIIALFCGAVYIFSATDSIPIAAYWDRLKDLYELGIQRSGAGLFSGLIGIPFVTALGSTGAKIVIILALFVAVMILTGTSLVQLFRAVTKPADMMAANISNAHEQRAIERARQANSDIDIALDREDMTQRSAQAKGKQQNKKLEQLEKVFGVKEPVVEKVENVPAQSPVSADKTGISAAAAAYAARQNSAQPEEKKPQAASSVQMTMFADEPVQDGAYHFPPVTMLETTKELSEQDVTEELKINGQMLVQTLKSFGVQTKIVDISRGPAVTRYELQPAAGVKISKITNLSDDIAMNLAASGVRIEAPIPGKAAVGIEVPNKKVSIVRMRELIESNSFGAAKSRLTVVLGRDIAGAVATADLSKMPHLLIAGATGSGKSVCINSFIVSLLYKSTPDEVRFLMIDPKVVELGIYNGIPQLLVPVVTDPRKAAGALGWAVTEMLKRYKTFAASNVRDLGGYNALAETNGFKDENGQPMPHLPQIVIIIDELADLMMAAPNEVEDSICRLAQMARAAGMHLLIATQRPSVDVITGIIKANIPSRIAFAVSSQVDSRTILDMGGAEKLLGRGDMLFSPVGSQKPTRIQGCFVSDSEIESVVNFVKKSQETGYDKNIAEEIEKNAVAEKNGGGDSAMNNDTDPMMPDAVKCVVEAGQASTSLLQRRLRLGYARAGRLVDEMEQMGIVGPHEGSKPRQVLITYQQWLEMTMQQADKKESEE